The Saccharomonospora cyanea NA-134 genome includes a region encoding these proteins:
- the dnaB gene encoding replicative DNA helicase — protein MAITDDRSPAFTAEHGGFERQPPQDTAAEQSVLGGMLLSKDAIADVVEVLRPGDFYRPAHQAVYDCILDLYGRGEPADPITVSAELERRGELARVGGAPYLHTLIATVPTAANAGYYARIVAEKAILRRLVEAGTRIVQYGYGADSSDGGDVNEVVDRAQSAIYEVTERRTSEDYVALEELLQPTMDEIDAIASRGGVSQGIPTGFTDLDEVTNGLHPGQMIIIAARPGVGKSTLGLDFARSCSIKHGMTSVIFSLEMSRTEIVMRMLSAEAKIRLADMRGGRMTDDDWTRLARRMSEISEAPLFIDDSPNLTMMEIRAKARRLKQRNDLKLIVVDYMQLMTSGKRVESRQQEVSEFSRQLKLLAKELEVPVVAISQLNRGPEQRTDKRPMLADLRESGSLEQDADMVMLIHRPDAWERDDPRAGEADLILAKHRAGPTSTISVAHQLHYSRFTDLATE, from the coding sequence GTGGCGATCACCGACGACCGCAGCCCTGCGTTCACTGCCGAGCACGGTGGGTTCGAGCGCCAGCCGCCGCAGGACACGGCGGCGGAGCAGTCGGTGCTCGGCGGCATGCTGCTGTCCAAGGACGCGATCGCCGACGTCGTCGAGGTGCTGCGGCCAGGTGACTTCTACCGTCCCGCCCATCAGGCCGTCTACGACTGCATCCTCGACCTCTACGGACGCGGCGAGCCCGCCGACCCGATCACCGTGTCGGCGGAACTGGAGCGCAGGGGCGAACTGGCGAGGGTCGGCGGCGCACCGTACCTGCACACGCTGATCGCCACCGTGCCCACGGCCGCCAACGCCGGGTACTACGCGAGGATCGTGGCCGAGAAGGCCATCCTGCGCAGGCTCGTGGAAGCGGGCACCCGCATCGTGCAGTACGGCTACGGAGCCGACAGCAGCGACGGCGGTGACGTCAACGAGGTCGTCGACAGGGCACAGTCGGCGATCTACGAGGTCACCGAACGGCGCACCAGCGAGGACTACGTCGCACTGGAGGAACTGCTCCAGCCGACGATGGACGAGATCGACGCGATCGCGTCCCGGGGCGGCGTGTCCCAGGGCATTCCCACGGGGTTCACCGACCTCGACGAGGTGACCAACGGGCTGCACCCGGGCCAGATGATCATCATCGCAGCCCGCCCGGGTGTCGGTAAGTCCACACTCGGACTGGACTTCGCGCGTTCCTGCTCCATCAAGCACGGCATGACCAGCGTGATCTTCTCGCTGGAGATGAGCCGGACCGAGATCGTCATGCGCATGCTCTCGGCGGAGGCGAAGATCAGGCTCGCGGACATGCGCGGTGGCCGCATGACCGACGACGACTGGACGCGGCTGGCCCGCCGGATGAGCGAGATCAGCGAGGCGCCGCTGTTCATCGACGACTCGCCGAACCTGACGATGATGGAGATCCGGGCGAAGGCGCGTCGGCTCAAGCAACGCAACGACCTCAAGCTGATCGTCGTCGACTACATGCAGCTGATGACCTCGGGCAAGCGCGTCGAGTCGAGGCAGCAGGAGGTCTCGGAGTTCTCGCGGCAGTTGAAGCTGCTGGCCAAGGAACTCGAGGTGCCCGTGGTGGCGATCAGCCAGCTCAACCGTGGTCCCGAGCAGCGCACCGACAAGCGCCCGATGCTCGCCGACCTGCGTGAATCCGGATCGCTGGAGCAGGACGCCGACATGGTGATGCTCATCCACCGCCCCGACGCCTGGGAGCGCGACGACCCGCGCGCGGGCGAGGCGGACCTGATCCTGGCCAAGCACCGTGCCGGTCCGACGAGCACCATCAGCGTGGCGCACCAGCTCCACTACAGCCGCTTCACCGACCTCGCCACCGAGTGA
- a CDS encoding dioxygenase family protein: MADRMPVLYLSHGAPPLADDPTWTRELAGWSADLPRPKAILVVSAHWEEAPLSIGATTTVPLVYDFWGFPERYYRVTYPAPGAPDLAAKVERLLRSTTTPVHRDPTRGLDHGAYVPLVEMFPSADIPVLQVSMPSLDPTELFDLGRKLAPLRDEGVLVIGSGFFTHNLSAMRTGVDGPPPSWSAEFDHWGAETLAAGDVDAVLDFENKAPGASLAHPRTEHFAPLFVALGAQTTGPTPRTVIDGYWFGLAKRSLQLD, from the coding sequence ATGGCCGACCGCATGCCCGTCCTGTACCTCAGCCATGGCGCACCCCCGCTCGCCGACGACCCGACCTGGACGAGGGAACTGGCAGGCTGGTCCGCGGACCTGCCCCGGCCGAAGGCGATCCTCGTCGTGTCCGCGCACTGGGAGGAGGCGCCACTGAGCATCGGGGCCACCACCACCGTGCCGCTCGTCTACGACTTCTGGGGATTCCCCGAGCGGTACTACCGAGTGACCTACCCGGCACCTGGGGCACCCGACCTCGCCGCCAAGGTCGAGCGCCTGCTGCGTAGCACCACCACACCCGTGCACCGCGATCCCACTCGCGGCCTCGACCACGGCGCCTACGTGCCACTCGTCGAGATGTTCCCGTCCGCCGACATCCCGGTGCTCCAGGTCTCGATGCCCTCGCTCGACCCGACCGAGCTGTTCGACCTGGGCCGCAAGCTCGCGCCCCTGCGCGACGAGGGCGTGCTGGTGATCGGCAGCGGTTTCTTCACCCACAACCTGAGCGCGATGCGCACCGGTGTCGACGGACCTCCGCCCTCGTGGTCGGCCGAGTTCGACCACTGGGGCGCGGAGACCCTCGCCGCGGGAGACGTCGACGCCGTGCTCGACTTCGAGAACAAGGCGCCCGGTGCCTCGCTCGCGCACCCGCGCACCGAACACTTCGCGCCGCTGTTCGTCGCGCTCGGCGCGCAGACCACCGGACCCACTCCACGCACGGTGATCGACGGTTACTGGTTCGGCCTGGCGAAACGCTCCTTGCAGCTCGACTGA
- a CDS encoding ESX secretion-associated protein EspG — protein MLEQQVSMSTSTMLTLIRRTGAEPHTVLASTPTWEDERGRKLADERADAELARLGLHDGRSVHPGLTATVEAIARPALEYYAWINGGIEKQALNYTVLAGTASGEAFVLVRNSDANTVALGSVHPNELMENFVAQLPNLGPGRGHAMRVSKSELSGGAKQREFDGGDFSVMSTGRRSAASTEVAEMRRILGLPRLGGGSLYVAARNRGGRRERAERPVNYIDTAEGRWLTEEVPGSGEPAIAFSPASPQLLADRLRSAQSRLPAT, from the coding sequence GTGCTGGAACAGCAGGTGAGCATGTCGACGTCCACCATGCTCACCCTCATTCGCCGCACCGGCGCCGAACCCCACACCGTGCTGGCGAGCACACCGACGTGGGAGGACGAGCGCGGCAGGAAACTGGCCGACGAGCGGGCCGACGCCGAGTTGGCCCGCCTCGGACTGCACGACGGCCGGAGTGTGCACCCCGGACTGACGGCCACGGTGGAAGCGATCGCCCGCCCCGCGTTGGAGTACTACGCGTGGATCAACGGCGGCATCGAGAAGCAGGCCCTCAACTACACGGTGCTGGCGGGGACGGCGTCCGGTGAGGCGTTCGTTCTGGTTCGGAACTCGGACGCGAACACCGTGGCACTCGGGTCCGTCCACCCGAACGAGCTGATGGAGAACTTCGTCGCGCAGTTGCCGAACCTCGGCCCGGGCCGGGGTCATGCCATGCGCGTTTCGAAGAGCGAACTCTCCGGCGGCGCGAAGCAGCGTGAGTTCGACGGCGGCGATTTCTCGGTGATGTCCACCGGGCGGCGCAGCGCGGCGAGCACCGAGGTTGCCGAGATGCGCCGCATCCTCGGACTGCCGAGGCTGGGCGGCGGCAGCCTGTACGTCGCCGCCCGCAACCGCGGCGGCAGGCGGGAGCGTGCCGAACGCCCCGTGAACTACATCGACACCGCGGAGGGCCGCTGGCTCACCGAGGAGGTTCCGGGCAGCGGGGAACCGGCCATCGCCTTCTCGCCGGCTTCTCCACAGCTCCTCGCCGACCGGTTACGTTCCGCACAGAGCCGTCTTCCGGCCACCTGA
- a CDS encoding DUF6194 family protein, which translates to MNAVTAESVVRHIVESFDGVHIVENAGDTFCFYGPDGDVDIARTLPFATVVTGDHYETVSRLDADGAYRLNIGLTKASYVERFGPAPTERDADGVLVTEADYTARDVLMPHPFYASQYWVGVVNPSPATFDLVRPLLVEAYEFAVRKYDNRTARAER; encoded by the coding sequence ATGAATGCCGTGACCGCCGAATCCGTTGTGCGCCACATCGTCGAGTCGTTCGACGGGGTCCACATCGTCGAGAACGCCGGTGACACGTTCTGCTTCTACGGGCCGGACGGCGACGTCGACATCGCTCGCACGCTGCCGTTCGCCACCGTCGTGACAGGTGATCACTACGAAACCGTGTCCCGGCTGGACGCCGACGGCGCGTACCGGCTCAACATCGGGCTCACCAAGGCGAGCTACGTCGAACGGTTCGGACCCGCGCCCACCGAGCGCGACGCGGACGGGGTCCTCGTCACCGAGGCCGACTACACGGCCAGGGACGTGCTCATGCCGCACCCGTTCTACGCGTCGCAGTACTGGGTGGGTGTGGTGAACCCGAGCCCCGCGACGTTCGACCTGGTGCGTCCGCTGCTGGTGGAGGCGTACGAGTTCGCGGTGAGGAAGTACGACAACCGGACCGCGCGAGCCGAGCGCTGA